Genomic DNA from Caloenas nicobarica isolate bCalNic1 chromosome 3, bCalNic1.hap1, whole genome shotgun sequence:
GCACCAGGTGCACGATCGAAGGAGCAAGCCGGCAAGGACTGCCTACACCCAAGGCCACCTGCATACTCCCCTCGCACAGCAAGCTGTGGCTTCCTGCAACAGGGTAGGAGGTTTCCTTGGTCCatgctccatccctgcctcAGTCTCTCCAGCAGAGAAAGCCTCCTGATTGCCTCGGGGGCTAGCTGAGCACGCTGGGGGGCTGTGTATATAAATGCACACAAGAAGCAGCTCTGGTTCCTGTGATGGCAAGGGCCAGAGATGTTAATTCCCCCTTTGCCAAGAACAACTGAGTCAGAGGAATTTAGGTCCTGTGAGGTATACCTGGCCCAAACATAATATAACTGTGACCTCTAGTAGCCCTTACATGAAACTGAGAGACATACAAACTTAGAGCTTTAAAGGCAAGAAAGTCCCCTGTTATTTCATGAACAAGCCCTCCCCACTAACCTCTTGTCCTCTTGGGAAAGGCCTGAGGGGCTTTTCTTATCTTCACTTGCTGTGGCCAGGACCCCAGAGTCCAACAATGTGACTTAAGCAGAGGCTGTGTTTCACCCTGAAATCTCCCTTGTGTGACTTAAAGGACCCAGGAATTCCCAGCCCAGGGAGAAGTGCAAACAGCTGGGGGTGGGTTTCTGTGCCTGCTTCCTATTCCCCCCTGCTCTCCTCCATAGAAAAGGTAGTTTGACATCTTCACCCCTGTcatctctcctgctgcaggggCATCACTGCAGGCTGtaggggtgctgcaggacacAAGAACAGGGCCTGGTGCAGGCGGCTGATGCTGCCCACATGCAGCCCATATTAAGTAACCCTGACTGATCACAGCTGAGAGGGTGCAGAAAGGCcatttgcttttgcagaagTCAGATATAAATGGCAGAGTTGGTTGCTACACTTGCTGTCCACGTGCCCCTTCAACTTGACAGAAAGTGAAAGCCAGCCGTCTCCATTCAGCGCAAACTGCGCCTGCTGTTACCCCCACCGCCCCCCTCAGCGCTGCACGGGAGGAGaaccagctctgctctcccacagCGGCCGTGAAGAGGAGGCTATGGAGGGACAATGGCTTTCTCTATGCCTGCGCTAGCAATTCCCAGGCCCCGAGAGCTGACTCAGTGCAGCAcgccctgccctccccaccgaGGCTGGGAAGGAACAGGGATGCCAGTGTTACAGGTAGAAAagggggggctgtgcagggcaaGTGGGCAGCACGCCGAGGCATGAAAGGAGCCTTAGTCTGGTGCCTGCAGAACAGCCAGTGTGCCAAGGCGACAGACTCGGGTACTGTTCCCTTCGGCACAGGAGGGGCAGCTCTCAACCACACCgctccagagctgggctgggccaCAGCCTGTGATGCAAAATTTGGCTCCTGGGCCAgaggtctgaaaaaaaattcctgcctgcagccctgctacTCCCGAGCGCAATTCCAGCACCTTGAAGGCGGAGATCAAATACAAGCCTAGAGCTTAGAGGTCCATGACCCGCTACTAACAGCTCTGGATCTTACGTCTCCCCGCAGCCCGCTCAGAGCCGCGCCGCAGGACAATCTGCCAGTGTTCCCCGGAGCCAGCCGCCgcctctgctgccagcaggagcagccggGCTCCCGGACCGCCCCGGCCGGCCGCAGGGACACCCCCCCGCCGCGGGCAGGGCCTGGCGGGTCCGGGGTCCCCCGGCGGGGAGAGGCGAGCGGGGAGCCCGCTTCCCGCTCCGGGGCTTTTCTCCCCCGAGCACCCGGGCACCAGCGGCCTCTGCCCAGACGCCGGCCCCGCGggcacggggaggagcagcgcCCGGCTGGCTGCGGGCCGAGCGGGGACCCGGGGACGCCCCCCCGCCCGGCGGCCACGTCCGCAGGGAGCGGGCCGGCAGCGCGACGGCCCTCGCCCACCCCTGCCGAGCAGGACggctgccgcccgccgcccaGCCCGCCCTCCGCGCCCACTCCGGCCTCGCTACCCACctgcggcccggccccggccccggccggcTCCCCTcggctccgctccccgcggcgCCGGCGGAACCCCCGCCCGGCGGGCTGGCTGCGGCGCCCCGCAGCGCCCCCTACCGCTCCGGAGGTGCCGCGGCTGCGCTGAGGCCCCGCGTGGCCGGGCGGCCGCGGGAGGGGAGCGGCGGGTCCTGCCGGCCTCCCGGCACCTCCTACCGCGGCAACGGGCCAGTGTCGCTTCCGGAGCGGAACACACCGAGTGAGGGAGGGGCAGCCACCGGGCCGAGGGGGCGCCGGTTCCAGGCCGAGCACCAGAAGCGGATTCTGGGCCTGGGAGCTGCTCGCCGCCCGCACCGCCTTGGGCCCAGGCGCGCTGAACCCGGCTTGCTGGTCAGCTCCAGACAAGCCtgacacaggggaaaaaaaaggtgcttgCAGTGCAGCAGCCCTCGAACCACCGGCCCTGGCCTCCCCCCGGCTCTGCACCGGGGctcggggccgccgccgccgggctccCGGCCCCCTGCCGGGCACACCCCGCGGCTGCGGCCCGGCCCTGTGCTCGGCatccccgccccggccccagGCAAGGCTGCAGGGCCGGCTGCGGCCGCCAGGTGGCCACCCAGTAATAGTTTACAAGACACtaattaaaggggaaaaaaaaaagcatttttatttaaaaataatattttttttaaaaaaaaagcgcaGCTCACTtgcctctgcctttttcctccccttcacgcccagctgcagccctggccccaCCGTGCTGCTCTGCCCCGCAGCGCCCATCGCTCCAGCTCTGGGCCGCCCAGGGTGCCCCACGGCCCCTGAGAAGGTGGCACTGGAGCAGCCCCATGGGGCGCCTGCTCCTCGCAGGTGCTGGCTGAGGCCCACGAGCAGAATATGGCTTGTTTGCAGCAGGGTTGAGGCCCTGCCAGAAGGTGAAAGGCAAAGAttcaaaagaaacagcaatCCAGGCCAGGGCTGCTGAAGAGCCCAGGCAAGCTCCAGCGAGGCCTGGAGGGAGCCCGTGCTGCTTTCCTGGCTGCATTCCCATGCTATCTGTCTTTCCAAGATGGGAGGAGGAAGACAACGGCTCACTCCGGAGCATCTCAGGCGATTGCGCCATGCAGGATTTGCCCCAAACAAtagcagctgctcccaggcagCAAGTGGGGAATTTCCCTGGCTGAGGTGGTGTCAGGCGTACTTGGTGTCTCCATGTCTCCATTCCCACAGCACCTTTGGCTCTCGGTTCCCTAATACATCACATGTGCTCCTCTGGCTTAGAGAgggggcagggaagggtgaTGAGCTGAACAACAGAAGGGATGTGGAGATAACCCTGCAGCTTCCTCCACTTTTGGCCTGGGGGCATCTAAAGCCCAAGGAAGACCCATGCCCTAAGATTTTTACTGCTTTCCCAAGCCAGGAGATGGGGCAGGATCTTTCTGTCCTCTTTACGGAAGAGGAAACCGCTGCACAGTCAGGCAGCAAGGTATCAGGCACCACACCAGAATCAGGGATCCACAACCTGGTCTCCTGGCACCTCACGCACTCTTTCTCAAGCCCTGATGCAGGACGCTCAGCAGGATGGCACAGGGATGGAGTGCCAGGCTGGGATCCCTCAGCCTGGAGCACCGGGAAGGTTCTGCAAGTGGGGAAGCCCCTGCGCTTGCACTCAAGTTctgctgggggaaggaggtgAGGGAGCGGAAGGCTGGGGaagcccctgcagccctcacCTGCCCAAGCACCCCAGGTAATGCTCAGCCTCCCGATGCTGCGGGGTGGGTTAGATCACAAGACCTCAGGTGCCCACAGCAAGAACAAATGTTTATTAGAGTAAGTGTTAACTCTCCTCACCCCACACTTATTCTGATGGTGTTTGGGGGTGCCAGAGGACGCTCCGTCCACTGTACAGTGTGAAAACGAgtcctctcctgctccttccctgtgTGAGCTGGAGACCCCCAGAAGTCAGACCCATGGCATGGAGGGGAAATtcagtcctgctgctgggcacaAACACTATAAAAAAAAGCCTCCCCTGTGTAGTGCTCATAGTGCTACCTTCTTCTCTCCAAGAAGGCAGCCTGAGGCCAacaaaacttttccaaagaggagCAGGGGGGAATAAGTGTCCCAAAGTGGCTCTGCTCCCACTGAACTGCAGGCAGGTGAGGTCCCagtgggcagcagggcagcagcacagagcgAGGAGGTAGCCCAGTGGGCCAAAGGAGTCCAGCCACTCATTCCGAGCACACAACAGGCTTCCCTGAGATCTTCAGGTCATCGAAGGGCAGCAAGGCGAGGAGCTGCAAAGGCCAAGGATGCAGAGGTGTAAGGATCCAGGGTCGCATCCCCACCAGGGCTGGGGTAGGGGCCTGGAcctgcctcccccagccctgcagcctcccaCCTCCCCAGAGAAGTGTCAAGAAACCCTGGCTGGGCTTTCCCTAGGGCTCAAAGCAACAGGCATCCACACACTCCCAGAGCCAATGCCTGCACCCTGTGGGGGAAGATGGGCGTGCCTAGAAACTCCTCCTAGAAGCTACCCCCAAATCATTCGACTCCTGCACCCCTTCACATGCTTGCAGAGCCACAGGCCTCCCCCCTTGCGGACTCACATCGTCATTGCCGTCAGCCAGGTCCTGGGCTGTCTCGTTCTCCATGTTCCTCAGCAGGGTGTCAGCCCCAGAGCGTGAGAGGATGGTGGCGATGGCAGCATCCTTGCGGCCCACGGCCAGGTGGAGTGGGGTGCACCCATTGTACATCTGGGCATCCACGTACGCCCCGTTGTGCAGCAGGAACTGGACAGCTTTGCGGTTGTGGCACTCCACGGCCAGGTGCAACGGGGTCTTCCCACTTGTTCCTTCCTGCAACCCGCAGACCACAAGGGCATGGGTGCAGGGTCCCCTCAGACaggccctgcagcacccacacCCCCTTGACAAGCTGCAAAGGGGGCAATCCCCACCCCAACTGTAGTCATATCACCCAACAGACCCACAAGgacctttcctctcttctccttcaaaATTCAGTGCTTCCAAGCTCCACAGCAGTCTTGCCACTGCCCAGCAGTGCCTGCCCCAAGGCTGGAGGAAATGCTCCGGGGAGCCACGCACCTTGCCCAGTCTCACCCAAACATCTCACCATGCCCCTAGCCTTACCCGAACATCAATGTTGGCACcgctctccagcagcagagacatCATCGGGATGTTCCCCTTCAAGGTGCTGATGTGCAGACAAGCCAAGCCTGGggtggggaggcaggagagagagagCCACAGTCAGCATGGAGCACCCTGAGGCATGCCAACCCTAGCCAAACTCAGCTCCacgcctgctctgctgcactcCCAGATCCCTGCATACACAGCACACGGTCTTTGCCCCAAACCGGCCACTGGCTCCACACCAGGCTGCCCCAGGGTCTCACCTTGCCAGTTCTGGAGCTGCAGGTCCTGGTGGTGCTGAGCCGTGCCCTCCGGCGGGGctgtgccctgcagcagctgctgggcacactccaggtgctgctgctcgCAGGCTAGGTGCAGCGGCGTGTTGCCGTTGCGGTCCTGCAGCCCGGGGTTCACTCCCTTGTGGATCAGTGCCTGGATCACACTGGGCTGCTCCAGGTATACGGCAAGGTGGAGCGGAGTCTAGAGAAGATGTGGGGACAGAAATTAGGAGAAGCGGGGATGACCCACAGGACACTAAGCATGATGAGCCATGCCAGCCTGGCAGCATGGGCAGGCTGCCATGCAGGAGCCCATCCCTGTCCTGGGGTTAAGTGTGGCTGATGGTGGGGGGGTGCGAACGGCTTGTTGCCCCTGTGCCTCAGCTCACGGATCACCCATGGGGGCAGATCTCACTCTCTCAGGTTATCTATCCTGCCACATTCAAACCGTGTCTGCTCCACCCTTCGGGGCTGTCTGTGATGTCCTGGGGCCTCGTAAAGGATtccaccctgcagtgctgggaggTGTCACACTTCTCTCAGGGTACCTCATACACCCTTCTTCCCCTTCCTGAAAATGGGCTGCCCACATTGGGACCCCCACCACGCTCTGGAGGAAGTgggtgggggggtcctggggaaaGGGCAGATGGATTGAGCATCTATCCAGGTAGCAGCCTGTGGCACCTGCCTTCCACCTATCTTCTGCCTATTGCATCCACATACCTGGAAAAGATCATTTTGGatctccagcacctccctgggcagctgaGCAATGCAGCAGAGTGCCACAGCTGGGACGCAATGGATAATGGCCAGGTGAACCAACCTACATTGGGGATAAAGGGAatgggacagaaataaaaaagaaaaatgagtccTGAGTGGCATGCTCCGGAGTGGAGATTTCCCGCTGCCACATGAAGGAATAACCTTCCTGCCTCCCCTAGTCCCCTTCCCACCAGCTCGCAGCTCCTCCATCCTGCCCTCTCCCTGGGGAAGCTCAGCAACAGGGCAAGGCAGGAACGTGGCCTGAGGCTCCCCAGGGCAGTCCTTCACTCTGGTCCCCACAGGGAACGgacctgcctgtccctgctaAGCACCGCAGGGTCCTCTCTCAGACCTCACAGCAGGTGTGGGGCTTGGACCTATCACTGCCCAAAGCCAGGCCTCCACCTGGTGCAGGTCTACAGCACCTGGGATGTGTTTTGCAGAGCCCAAGGGACAGCTTTGGTGGCTGCAGAAGGAGATCTGGGCTCTGGCAGCTGCCCGGGGAATTCCAgttccctgctgctggctgcacaCTGCACTTCTGCTTTCCCCGCCATGAAGGCAGGCAGCCAAAGCCGGTCTGGAGCCTGGCACTGGTCCAAGATCACCTGCATGGCACAGTCCCCGTGCCAGCTGATCTGCCGGCCCGCACAgatttcctcttctctccccaaCATCCTTCCCTTTCGGCACTGCTGTGCAAAGGCTGGCAGGCAGCCCATCTGTGCCAAGGAACACCAGAGCTGCGGCCATCAGAGCTTGGTGGCCAGCAGGGAGCCCTGGGCCTCAGGACTGTGGTCCCCACAGCCACAGAGTGACGAGGTAGTGCAGGGTCCCCCAGCTCAAGGAAAGGTTTTATTTCCATCCAGATCTGATGCTGGCCCCCATGCAGTCAGAACAGAAGCGAGAGCGTGACAGAGGCAGAGCCGAGAGGGAATTTCCAGTCCGCTCTGCTGACCTGCCATGCTGCCGGGCCCCTCTGCACAGAGAGACTGGCCCCTCGCTGCAGGGCAGCCCCCTCGGGCCAGCCCCAGCCATGGGAGCAGCAGCGAGGAGTGGGCAGCAGCGAGGAGCGGGCAGCAGCGAGGAGTGGGCAGCAGCCAAAAGCAGGCAGCAAGAGAGGaacaggcagcagctccagctctgcagagcatgGCAGGcatgagctgagctgagcctaCTGCCTCCTCATTGCCGCTGCGCTGGGGCCCCTGGGTGGCTTTTATCTCTGGCAGAGATCAGCTCCAAATGGAAGGCTGGCTCTAAGCGGGCTCCTGCCGCCCATGCTGCTTGGTGGAGGCAGGCAGGGCCGAGAGGTGGAGGGCAAGAGCTGTGCTAGCCCCAGCAAGACACCCCACTTGCTGGACAGCCCAGTTTTGGGATGCTACCTGCAATGTGGGGGATGGACAGTATCCCTCTGCAGGCGGGAAGGCAAGACCTGGCCCTAACGTGTTGCAGCAAAGAAGCGGGTCTGGGGCTGCCTGCTTGCCGGCTGCAAGGTGGGACATGAGTGTGCTGAGAAGCCCAGAGGTCAGTCCCCCACAATGTCCTTTATCCACTTCCTTCTAAGCGCTGCCCAAGGGTCAAGTGAGCACCCAGGACCCCGGGTGCCCTCAGCCAAGCCCCATTTTTGGCAGCAAAACAAGGCCAGTTCCTCTTTGCCGTGCTGCCAGGGAAGAGGCTGTGCCCAGCAGGAGAGGCTTCCTCCCTGGGGAAGCCCCAGGTCACACTTCGGCAGGGAATTCCCCGCTGGAAGGAGAGGCCACCCACGTTTGCCTCTGCATCGCTGTGGGGCGCCCCCTCGCCGCTggtgctccccagggcagggggctgcGAGCCAGGGCACAGCCTTGCCAAGAGGCCTCACTGGCAGGGTCTGGCTGCCCACAGCAGACCATGGGGCAGGGGCACAGCCAAGGGGCCCAGGCCATGCTAGTTGGGGGCCAGAGCTGGGGGACCGGCTGCAAGAACACCCCTCTCCTCAGCAGGCTCTCGCTGGCCCCAGCCAGGATGTGATCAGGGCAGGGAAATTCCCTGCTGGGTTTTGCATCAGACCCTTGGTCCCCCGGTGGCACCTGTGCCAAGATGTCCTTTGCCCACTTGCAAGGACAGCCCGTTTCTCCAAACTGGCTCCCAGGCGCCACATGCAGGAGGAGGCTGCGGGATCTGCTTTTTTCAGGTACAGCGGAGATAAGACTGCTCAGAGAGGGGACTTTCCAAGGCAATTCGGCTTGAACTTTAAACCTCTGTTGCTTTCACTTTCCAGAGCCACGCTGTGCTCCCAGGGGAGAGAGCAGCGACCGGGGTCATGTCCCCATGCAGCcagcccccgtgtccccaggaaTCCCCCTAGTCTCTCTGCCACAACCCACACCACTCTGTGCCATCACGTGGGGACAAGTGGGGCAGTCACCTGGGGGAGGTGGAAACCCCACACAGCCCTCTGCCACCACCAGCACTTCACTCTTCCTGGCTTGGGTGGCTTTGCAGCTCAACAAGACCGTGGAGCTACTCAGGGCTCAGCTGACACTGAGTAATTTTGGGCATCGATGCCATGGAGGCGATGGGGGTGACCATCCCCACCTGGCCAGAGCTCAGACTTTCACCTTGAAGCTGGGATGTGCCTGCTTTGAAGGATtgcttccccctctccctcttccttctccaccTGGGTGCAGCCTCCTCCtgtgctttcatttctgcattCATTCCCCCCTTTCCTCATGGCCACTCCTCGACTTCCTGAAATGGCTGCAAGAGCCATGAGACACTTGGGGAAATCGCAGCAAGGCCATCAGGCTGGGATGAGCCCACCAAGAGCATGTGTGCACTAGGGCACTTTGTACCATGGGCAGTGATGCTAACCAGGAATCGGGATTGTCTCCTGCTAACCCGGGAAACTTCCTATGCCCATGAGACCTGCCGTGCAGGCATCATGCCAATTTCCGCTTTCTTCTGGCCAAGGCTACAAGCACACCTCTCTCCATGTCCTGGCAGCTACGTGGTCCAGCCGCTGatgggctgctgcctgctggcaTGCAGTGCCCGCAGCTGAGCCCAGAGCCAGGGCATGGCCATGGAGAGATACCACTTGCTGCCAGACACCCCTCCTCACCCAGCCACTGTCCCCTGCCTTTGCCAGAACAAGCCCTCCACCCCACCACACTCGgacccctgcccttccctccgGTGCCCGCACGcctctcctctgccttcccctgcttccctgctccctctctccccacgctcctgcctgcggcactcctgcctgcagccacgGGGGCGGGTGCCCAGGGGGACTTTTGGAAAGGCCAACAGGGAGTTTTGGAAAGGGCAGGGGATGGAGGAGCTGTGGGTAGGGCAAATGTGGCCAATCTAGCTGGGCTCGTTCTCAGCTTCTCCACTTACTCACCAGTTCCTTCCTGGCATAAGGGGACTCATTAGCGCTCTGAATCTCAAAGGTCCCACAGGCACAGGGCATCGCTGGCACAAGGTGATCTATCTATCACCAGAGAGATAACGATCCTGGAGCAGAGGGGTCAGGGCCATCCCTGGGGATGTCCCCAGGTCTGAACACACAGCACTGCCATGCCCAAGGTGGTTCTAGTTTAGGCACAGAAGAACACCCATTTCCACAGTGCTGTCCATCCTCTAAGCTTCTGAGTGACCTCAAGTGCCTGGTAGGAGAAGTGTCCATGTCTGAGGGTGCCTGCAACTGGAGGCGAGGAGTAAAGGTAAGGGTGACACCCAGCTTTGACACATAAGCAGAACTGATGAAGTCCCACCAGTTCTCCGGCtatcctcttccctccctctaGAAACAGGGCTGACCACGCAGATCCACCACCTATGGGGCAAGACACCTTGTCCTCAGAGCAGCCTCTCCCTTCACCATCTCACTCCAGAGGCATCTAGGACAAGTGATCCAGCATTCAGTAGAATTTGCTTTGAGaaatttttctccctctttagAGAAGGTCTCCGTCCACAGTGGGAACAGTTCGCTCCTGGCTCCTTATTTTGGCTGAGCAGAGCAGTAGGAAATCATGCAAACAATTCGCACAAGAGAAACTTGTTCGGGGGAGGAAATGGCCCCAGCAGCAACAGAGAGGAGagtgagggaggaggaaaacagcGGGGGAATTCCACGCTTACCCTGCTCTCCTGTGTCAGCCCCGTAACCTGCGCTGTTAACCGCTTCCTCAGCCACCAGCATGAGCCCCTGCCAGCAGGCTCAGCAAGCAcggctccatcctgccctgcagcccccacagcccagctcccttcCCCCTCCTGTATCAGTGTGATGCTGCCCCGCTCCATAAAGCTGTTCCAGCTGCCCTCAGGCAGCTCCAAAGGAGCAGGGGATCCCAGGCAGCTGTGAGCTCAGCCCCAtgtcttctgctcctgctctgggtCTCCTGTTCTGTGggtttctcttctcctcttcctttggCAGGGCACAGCTTGAATTTGAGCGTGGTGGGGACAGGACTGGAAGGAGGCTGTGGCTAGCGGGATGCAAAGCCACATTGGGTTTGGTCCCCCGATCTccagcctgctgctcctggggccAAAGGGAGCAGTGGGAACCCATGTGTGAGCAGGggagacagcccctgcccttcCTGTGGTGCTCTGCAGAGAGTCTGCTCCGGGTGCTGGCAGACAAGGGGTGCTGGAGGCTGACTGGCGGTGAAAGCATTGCGAGGGGGCTGTGGGCACCTTGTTTTTCAGTGAGGTGGGGAGATGAAGGTGCCCCTGTTCACCAACATAGAGCACCTCATGCCTCACATCCTCTAGACTCTGTACCCACACATTTGAGCATTTTGCTTATTTCTGAACAGATGGTGGGTCCGGGATTGCAGAAACACTAAACAACAGATGCATGCAGACTGCTCCCTGCAAAACGAGGGATCTGTCCCACACTACCATCACTGCAGGGATGGGCCAAGCCAGAAAGCAGCT
This window encodes:
- the NFKBIE gene encoding NF-kappa-B inhibitor epsilon; this encodes MSRAEGGECRKEAAGWEGEDGQCDSGIESLRSLPGGREIPAAAEIPPAAAETLAEAAAAEERLDSSYGSGALPEPLPGLPAACRAEEPPPPPEGLSPQQLEALTYVSEDGDTLVHLAIIHCVPAVALCCIAQLPREVLEIQNDLFQTPLHLAVYLEQPSVIQALIHKGVNPGLQDRNGNTPLHLACEQQHLECAQQLLQGTAPPEGTAQHHQDLQLQNWQGLACLHISTLKGNIPMMSLLLESGANIDVREGTSGKTPLHLAVECHNRKAVQFLLHNGAYVDAQMYNGCTPLHLAVGRKDAAIATILSRSGADTLLRNMENETAQDLADGNDDLLALLPFDDLKISGKPVVCSE